The proteins below come from a single Phoenix dactylifera cultivar Barhee BC4 unplaced genomic scaffold, palm_55x_up_171113_PBpolish2nd_filt_p 000997F, whole genome shotgun sequence genomic window:
- the LOC120107741 gene encoding LOW QUALITY PROTEIN: uncharacterized protein LOC120107741 (The sequence of the model RefSeq protein was modified relative to this genomic sequence to represent the inferred CDS: deleted 1 base in 1 codon) has product AKGYTYRFYIVGQSYSTSTNRQHRGRSTTPRNQQYENFVIYFLFLIGIGTNKNGWDNKHPSRSYFGYPYNHQRSLK; this is encoded by the exons GCGAAAGGTTACACCTATAGGTTCTATATTGTAGGTCAATCCTATTCCACTAGTACCAATAGGCAGCATAGGGGAAGAAGCACTACACCAAGGAATCAACAATACGAAAACTTTGTTATATATTTC CTTTTCCTTATTGGTATCGGGACTAACAAGAATGGTTGGGACAACAAACATCCATCTCGTTCGTACTTTGGATACCCGTATAACCATCAAAGATCGTTGAAGTGA